One region of Miscanthus floridulus cultivar M001 chromosome 19, ASM1932011v1, whole genome shotgun sequence genomic DNA includes:
- the LOC136528245 gene encoding acyl transferase 10-like, whose translation MGIFTVTRLSEGPVRPSADTPSETLPLAWVDRYPTHRGLVESTHIYCSDDVAKMLLPPAPAAGAAEADDALAPTKKEVTTKLKSPAAVVRGALADALVHYYPFAGRIVEDVPGRPAVLCSAEGVYFVEAAANCTLADVNFLERPLLLAKEQLVPCPTPELWPVEPHNSLAMIQVTTFTCGGFVVGLRTNHAVADGTGAAQFLNAVGDLARGLPEPRVKPIWGRDRFPDPDIKPGPLPELPVLALEYIAFDFPTAYLDKLKSQYAAYTGGKICSGFDIVIAKLWQCRTRTIIDAAGAGADVRLCFFASVRHVLKLEPGYYGNAIFPVKVQAPAEKVAGSSVVELVGMVREAKRRMAEECLSWAEGRTGGLDPFQMTFNYESVYVSDWSKLGFADVDYGYGAPVSAGPLVNCDLIASVIVMRAPAPLAGTRLLASCVTKEHADDFARRMREDLV comes from the exons ATGGGCATCTTCACGGTGACCAGGCTGTCCGAGGGGCCGGTGCGGCCGTCCGCCGACACGCCGTCGGAGACGTTGCCCCTGGCCTGGGTCGACCGGTACCCGACGCACCGCGGCCTCGTCGAGTCCACGCACATCTACTGCTCCGACGACGTCGCGAAGATGCTGCTTCCGCCGGCGCCGGCCGCGGGAGCAGCAGAGGCCGACGACGCACTGGCGCCGACGAAGAAGGAGGTGACTACCAAGCTGAAGTCCCCGGCCGCGGTGGTGCGCGGCGCGCTGGCGGACGCGCTGGTGCACTACTACCCGTTCGCGGGTCGGATCGTGGAGGACGTGCCGGGGCGCCCCGCCGTGCTATGCTCTGCCGAGGGCGTCTACTTCGTGGAGGCCGCCGCCAACTGCACCCTCGCCGACGTCAACTTCCTGGAGCGGCCGCTGCTCCTCGCCAAGGAGCAGCTCGTGCCGTGCCCGACGCCGGAGCTCTGGCCCGTCGAGCCGCACAACAGCCTCGCCATGATACAG GTCACGACCTTCACCTGCGGCGGCTTCGTGGTGGGCCTGCGCACCAACCACGCGGTGGCGGACGGCACGGGCGCGGCGCAGTTCCTGAACGCCGTCGGCGACCTCGCCCGCGGGCTGCCGGAGCCCCGCGTGAAGCCCATCTGGGGCCGGGACCGCTTCCCCGACCCGGACATCAAGCCCGGCCCGCTCCCGGAGCTGCCGGTGCTGGCGCTGGAGTACATCGCGTTCGACTTCCCCACCGCGTACCTGGACAAGCTCAAGTCGCAGTACGCGGCGTACACGGGCGGCAAGATCTGCTCGGGCTTCGACATCGTCATCGCCAAGCTGTGGCAGTGCCGGACGCGTACCATCATcgacgccgccggcgccggcgccgacgtCAGGCTCTGCTTCTTCGCCAGCGTGCGCCACGTGCTGAAGCTGGAGCCGGGCTACTACGGCAACGCCATCTTCCCCGTCAAGGTGCAGGCGCCGGCGGAGAAGGTGGCCGGCTCGTCGGTGGTCGAGCTTGTGGGAATGGTCCGGGAGGCGAAGCGGCGGATGGCCGAGGAGTGCCTGAGCTGGGCCGAGGGCCGCACCGGAGGACTCGACCCGTTCCAGATGACCTTCAACTACGAGTCCGTGTACGTGTCGGACTGGAGCAAGCTCGGGTTCGCCGACGTGGACTACGGGTACGGCGCGCCGGTGTCCGCCGGTCCGCTGGTGAACTGCGACCTCATCGCGTCGGTCATCGTCATGAGGGCGCCCGCGCCGCTCGCCGGCACGCGGCTTCTCGCCAGCTGCGTCACCAAGGAGCACGCCGACGACTTCGCCCGCAGGATGCGCGAGGACCTCGTCTGA